In Papaver somniferum cultivar HN1 chromosome 9, ASM357369v1, whole genome shotgun sequence, the genomic stretch TCAAAGGCTCTATTGCAGATAGTTCCTTATTTGTTTTGCAAACGACAGACTCCATCACATATGTGCTTGTTTATGTCGATGACATCATTGTTACAGGGTCACAACCTTCGCAAATTAAGAAGCTTATTGCAGATTTGGGAGCAGCATTTGCACTAAAGGATATGGGAGATTTGATATATTTTTTGGGTGTTGAAGTTCTAAGGCATGATAATGAGTTAGTTCTAACTAGGCGGaagtatgttgatgatatccttaAGCGTACTAAACTTGATGGTATTAAACCTGTGTGCACTCCTTTGGCTCCGGCGGTGAAGATTCAAAAGAATGGTAGTCAGAAGTTCGAAGATGCTACCTTATATCGTCGTGTGGTTGGTGCACTTCAATACCTTCATCTAACTAGACCGAATATCTCAGTTGTTGTGAACAAGGTATGTCAATACATGCATGAACCTTATATTGAACACTGGGAATTGGTTAAAAGAATCCTTCGGTATCTTAAGAGCACTATCGATTATGGGTTACATCTCAAAGGTAACAAGGAATATTCTCTCCAATCATACtctgatgcagattgggctggGAGTTTGGATGATCGACGCTCAACTAGTGGCTATTGCATCTATTTTGGGGGAAATTTGATATCTTGGAGTGCAAAGAAGTAGAAGATTGTCTCGAAATCTAGCACAAAGGCTGAATACAGGGGAGTGGCCATTGCAACGTCTTAGTTGATATGGATTCAGTCTCTTCTAATGGAACTAGGAGTTAAACATTCTCCACCCATCTTATGGTGTGATAATCTAGGAGCGACGTATCTTACTGCCAATCCGGTGCTTCatgcaagaacaaagcacatcgaAATCGACTATCACTTCGTCAGAGAAAGGGTTGCAAGAAAACAATTACAAGTTCGTTTCATTAGCTAGCATGATCAGCTTGCAGACATCTTCACAAAGGGTCTTTCTGCACCGCATTTTCAAATTATTCGATCCAAGTTGCACGTCCGTCAACTAaagtacaacttgaggggaggtGTTAAGGATGACACAATCATCAGCTAAAGACTCGCAGCTACGACAGATGGACTCTCAACTAAGTCTTATGGTAGACCGAGTATACTGCTAAATGACCGAGTGTAAAGGCAAAGACTGTAGGCTATTCTTTAGTTATTATCTGTTATCTTTTGAATAAAGTTCAAATCTGTAACAAACTCAGTTGTATTTGTTCAAGTATAAATAACATCTCTACTCCACAAATTCAAGTGTGGAAGTATTCACCAAATACCAATTTCTAACTCTATTAATGTTACGTGATTAGTCAGATATGTGAAGCGATCGAGTACCTATCAAGTTAGGTACTAAATGATTCCCGCCTCAAATAGCTCAGAGCCAGATATGTGAACCGAATTAGATTTCTGATCAgatattagaaaaaaaaataaacaaaaaacaatCTGATATccaaaacaaataaatctaaaatttcGGACTCAAATAACTCCACACCAGATATGTGAACCAAATTAGATATCTAATCAAATATCAGGAGCAAAAAGTATTTCAAAAACAAACTGAGCCAGACGTCAGaaacataataataaaaaaaaaaaaagaaaaaacgatCTGACTCGCTTTGAGTCAGATACCTAGATTCGTATTTTGCCCAACAAACATGGCAGTAAGTGTATTGATGCCACGTTTGAGAGGGAGTTCATTTTGACGCCACGTGTGCACCAAGTAAGATATTTAGGTCCAGCACTCACTACTAGTACTTCAGTAAAGACGACTCACCGGACCGACAGACATGAAATCACAGTGGAACTCCATTGAAGAACAAAAACATTTAAGGGCTTCCCCGTAATCGATTTACTTATTGATGGTATTGTTGAAATCAGGAAATTCCTTGAATTTTGTTTACAGCGCCATTTCTCTTTAACTCTATTTTCTTTACACTGTGCATGTTAATTGTTTGATGAAATTCCTCAAAGGAATCTAGTTTTTTCCCACTTAGAGGATAGCTGTCAGTGAGATTCTGTTGTTGGCTTCTCATTGTGTTTCTGGGGTTATGAACTTTCATACTTCTGATTATGCAGGCAGTGCCCAGACAAGCCTTGTCACTAAATATTTCAGTCTTAATGTAGAGATATATCTCTCGTATTTCTTTGTAAATGATCATAACTAACCCACAACTTTTGTTTATAGACTCCGACTTATGGATCGAAGGAAAAGCCGTCCAGAAAAAGTGACAGTTGAAAGTGGTGGTAATGGCATTTACAGGTGAGTTGGAAATTTGTAATTGAGTGAAGTGAATTGCTGCACAACCCCAAATTTGCATGCATTAAATTTTTTTGTCTTAAATGTGTCTCCCTCAATTTTACATTCATAGAACTCATACAGGCTGATTCGTGATTGTTTTTGCGGTTGGTAGCAGGTATATTCACCCTCCCGAGTTTAGGAATAAGCATGTGCAGTTAAATAATTACTCAAGCTTACTGCTATTAGCTGAAATACGGAAATGGCTGTCTGTTGATGAGAAGGCCATATTTAAGGGCACAGCAATTGGCCATCTACTTTCCGTGCCGGAAGATTCCAAGTTTAGCGGCACCATTGTACATTTCTTACTCTCAAGGGAGATTGACATGGATGATAAACCAGATGAAATGCACTTTAAGGTTGGTGGAAAACTATTGCATTTTGGCAAGAGAGAATTTGCTTTGATTACAGGGCTTAGTTTCAAGAAACCCAAGAAAGCTTTTGTCTACTCCACAGATCCCTCATCACTGATGAGGACCCATTTCCCCAACCAAAATCATGTAAGTGCATCAAAAGTGAAGGCTCTCCTCTTCAAAAAGAATTCTACTTGCCCTTCTCTAGACAGGGTTAAATTTGCACTACTTTTGGTTGTGCACAACTTCCTAATGAGCTGTCAAGATGCAGATCCCATAAAGAACGATTATTGGTATGTAGTTGACAACTTGGAGGAATTTAACAAATACCCTTGGGGAGAAGTAACATTTGATAGGATTAAGAAATGGAGATTAAGAACACGATTACATTATCATGCCAACAAAGAGATCAGTGGTGCTGGTAGAAAACCTGCTTACAAGGTGGTCGGAATTCCACATGCCTTGATGGTAAGTGGCACCTCAGTTGATATTTGTGAATGTGTTATCTTTTGAGTAATCTTTTTAGAGTACTGTACCATATATTGTTGTTGTAGGTTTGGGCTCTCGATATCATGCCTGGGTTACTTAATCTGTGTGGACGAAAGATAGAAAGTAAAGGCTGGCAACCTCATATGCTTTGTGTATTATGCACGAAATCTCCTCCATACCCCCATATTATTGGGGCTCTGGAAGATAGTGATGTATGTCCTAAAACAATTTAAATTAATTTATTTTCACCCTTTTATGTATATACGGTGCACCTGGAGACATGGTCTTTTGTTTCCTATTAATTTCTGTAGGTTCATGTCCGTTCGGATATAATGTGGCAAAAAGGTGATGGAAATCAGTTAATAATGCTTGGCTTGGAGGAAGGTACCTACGAGGTAAGAGGATGTGGACGGTGATTAGTTTTGTGAAATGTTTTACTCCTTGTTATAAGCAGTATAACAGAAAAAtaaatttcttatttttcaacCTTGTCAACTTTGTTTTGCAGTCAAGTTCTTTTATGAGGATAGAGGAAGAAAGACAAGAATACCATGGAGAAGATTACTCTCCAAGGGTCTCTTTCCATGAGAGGGAAGATGGCAATCAAGGTCATGAAGTCCCAGAAACGGTAATTGGGTagtcttttctccttcctctcgctGTTTCTTACCCTTTATAGGTTTAGTATATATACCCTTCCAAGTTGTTAGACATATGATTTTTCCTCCAAATCTTACAGGCTCCTGTCTTTCCCTCTAAAAAGAGAAAGATGAGTACAAAAAAGCCTGTCCCTTATAAAGGAACTGGGATTGGTAATTATGAACCTGAACATTTTCTTTCATCAGAACCTATCACTATACCTGCCATCCCTATCCTCCACACCAGTGTGAAGCACTCGCATGACAAAGATGTACCCATAGGAAATATGTCATCTTCTTCTGGAGCAGAAACTAGGGGAATTGAATCACTTGAAGTGGGTGAGCTCGTTGAGGTATCTGCGGATGCTACAATGAAAACGTCCTCTTCTAAGGGCCTGGCTACTGATTCTACCTTGttaaatattttggcttccataGATGTCTTTCCATCCCCCCCAGGGTTTGCAAGCACTTCATCCCAAGAGATAGTGGAAGGGTTTGAATATGTGGACAACTTCAAGATCCCAGAAGAGCATGTAATTTTGTATAAGAAGATCTATGAAAAGCACGGGCACATGGCGACTAAAAAAGTCATCAAGTTCAATGATGCTATGTTAATCACATGTGTTACCAGTTTATTGAAGATTATCTCGGCAATGGAAAATGTGCGAGGTTCTGAATTTAGTGAAGCACTGCTGGAGAGATGGGAAGGATTCATCCAAGATGCTGAGGCCTTGGAATTTAATATTAAGTGGCTTCGGGAAGGACTCAATCGGCTTAGGAACCACTGGAGGTCTTCATTCGAGATAGATAAAGAAGTTGAAAGCCATTCACAAGTATTGGATGCAATGCAGGTTAAATATGTTCACCTCTCGACAAGAGAAGACAAGCTAAATGCAGAACTTTCAGAGGTAAAAATTCAGAAAAGGGAAGCTGAGGTGACTATTTCATCCGAGCGAGAAGCTATTCAAGAAAAAGTGACTGAGAAAAACAAATTTAGGTGTGAACCTGTTCTAGGGTCAGTTCTTAGTTTGAATACTTAATGGTTATGATGCGATGAAAAGAGCAGTTTTATGCGCCAGAGAAAGTTTTGTTAATCAGTGATATAGTCTCAGTCTGTCTTGTAAATCGGTGGTCTAGGTCTGTAAAATTTACCCAGACAAACTTGCCGAATTTGTAATATAGTAGCATTGGTAGTGTgctaaagtaaaaaaaaaagaaaaaaaaaacttcaaccaACCATCCTTGACCTGTTGATTTTTGCAAACTGTGAAAGTTTAGACAGTTTGTCACTGCCGATGTTGGCTGAATGCATTACTGGTGTGCGAAGGCTGAGATTAGGCAGGCATGGGGACTGATAATAATATTCTATTTGAAAGTTTTAATTGGTTTCTCTTAGAGACAAGAACACCCTCCAAAAATAGGCGTATGGAAGCACACAATGATCTACGATATTCCAAAGAATAGTTGGCCAACTCTGTGTATCGCCGGCTAGTGTGAAGTTTTGCTTAAAATATATtcttattcaatttttaaaaatacctCTACCTTTtgaaaagtggaagcaactagcacaagttgcttccaGAAATGGACGCAACTAGCACAAATTGCTTCAAAAAAGTGAAAGCAATTTTCTCAAATTGACTCTAAAAAAATTAGTTTTACCCCTCGAAGGTATTTGTGCAAGGTCAACAAAAATGAAGTGTActatttataacattcccactgtAAACCATTTTTTGGTGCAGAATTCTAAACAGACCGCCTAACTGGACCACCCGAAAACCGTTGAGAGACATGAGCTCACCCTTAAATGAGACTCCCTGCCCTTCCATCCACATGCCAGTTTTTGGGGTGGTTTACTTGACGGTCTGTCCAGTACTACTGCTTTTGGTGCTTGAATAGTTCGAGCGACAAGCGCACAACGTGCAGAAAAGGTGaatgagaaaaacaaaaaatgatgacATCGCCTTTAGTATTTTAACTAGCGCTTAACCAGCACCAAAATGACACATACATAATTTTTACCTGGATATTagatttaatatttatttaattatcgAGTTATTCTCCTTATCGTTATAAAAGTGATGGAAAAAGCAATAGATAATTTTACTTTTCAGTCCATAAATCTTTTCTCATATATGAATCCTTTTTAGTATGTTTGATATTTTGACATTCTCCCAAAAAATGTCTCTTCCCGAACTATATcctattagaattatttttcacACTCTTTCTCAAAAAACAATGATATTTTATATATAGTTTGCAAATACAAAGATATATTATTAGTCATTTGAAATGGTATTGTCCTTTTGCATCTTCCTTATTTTAGTGACCGTGTAGAACCCAAACATCGAACTATGTAGGTTAAAACAAAATTGCATCACTCGAACTATTCGTCCCATAAATAATTGTGTACGTATTAACAGTGTCCAGATCTTTGTTGACTTTGTCCCCTTTAAAAATGGTCCAAAAAGATAAAAACTCAGAATGGACTTTATAGTATATATTTCGTCGTAtgttcttgaaaaagcgggggtacaacaaccatacccaatatttcgttggcaatctgaataaacaaactccaatatactttcaagagaatcaacaagacagtcagactcaatctagagaaaagtatatcaaagagttttatatctctatctctcaattcaatctgcaatcagcaaatagcaatttgcgagcccgattgaatataagagaagtaacttggacggtaccaaagaccaatgttcaaggatcaatcaatttcaatcaataactaaaggttggatttaccaattgatcgattcaacgcacaacctgtgatatttcaattatataacaaaatataatgcgcaaaagaaataacacagacaccggaattttgttaacgaggaaagccgcaaatgcagaaaaaccctgggacctagtccaactttgaacaccacattgtattaagccgctacagacactactaccaatgaactttgaactggactgtatttgaaccctaatcaatctcacattgactCAAgatacatttgcgctccttacgtctctgatcccagcaggattctacgcacttgattcccttagatgatctcacccacaaccaagagtttctacgacccaaagtcgaagacttgatagaaaaatctgtctcacgcataaaagtctattggaatagatagtTCTGTCTCCCtgagaaatacctacgagttttatttcgtattttgataaatcaaggtgcacatgaaccaatagataaaccagacttatattcccgaagaacaacctagtattatgaatcacctcacaattatcttaatcgtatggtagagaaataagatattgtggaatcacaaacgatgagaccaagatgtttgtgactacttttaatctgaCCTATCGGaaaaaaatctcaatcaaatattagcaaagataattctcaatcacgataaaagaggtaagatcagaacacctacagagaaaatagttgtgcTTGGCTTcaaaatcctaatgaagtcttcaagttgttaacctacagggtttcataaaaacctaaggttaaagaagaatcgactctagcttatgcaactagtatcacacaggaggtgtggggattatgtttcctagttgctagagttctcctttatatagttttcaaatcaggatttgcaatctaagttaccttggtaacaaagcattcaatattcaccgttagatgaaaaccttattagattcaagctaatatctttcaaccgttagatcgaacttagcttgttatacacaaatgaaatgtatcttcatttaggtttaagtaattgtacctaaacgtgtataccatattggttcaacagtagttaatcgaggttagctatatgaaaactctcatatcaaccttattcatcttaaccataactagttcaaatgactcaaatgaaactagttaaagagttgttcaattgctatattctcatagaagtatacaagaacacagttgaagaaaaatcggtctGATTCACCGAATCAATTCGTGAACATTAcaaccatggtttgcaaagaatgcattcctcaatatataaatgtattaattcatgtcacaaccgattttagaactttaaccactcaagtgtgcaaacgggtacgcatacttaagtagcaggtctgagtttgggttcgccagtatgagaACGGATACGCATACCTTAGTCTGCTTCCAAAACCCATCAGAAATTCCcgaacctataccttacgcaaatatgctaccggtatgtgtacttggtacacgaaaTTTCGTAACTATAAGtatgtatacgggtatgcatactctagTTCCGGCCATGGATCActtacatgcaagaatgcatactatgttaataatccaatagttctaaactctatttcaatcattgaaactttcttagaggatggccatagccgttttcacacactataagcatcaaagaaattttcaagttattgaaataatcataacgaaacattccaagtctacaccaaatgattgtatcacacaaaccatgtaagatgttactcggagatcttcacatgatcatcttttgactttcgtcaagaatataagatgaacttggttgaagcgaaagcttaccaacacatatttcgagaaatatgtaagcgcgttaatctcatctcgaaatctcaaatgtgcataatcgacaactatatagtaatacgaattttgtctctatataggatatagagtagaaatagactttccaagtgatagatgagttttagtctccatataccttttgttgatgaagttccacaagctctccttagtagttcttcgtcttcaattgatgaacgttgtgaagtctaatgctcaactacacaatctatcctagtccgagacatcactataagtagactagaaatcaagacttatagttttgatcactaacattgacaaacaagcttgagatagatacgcttgcgagttcgaccgagcagtgctctaataatctcccgctttgtcaattttaatgacaaaactaccaatacatattacaaaataaataaactttgtagcttctcatccaaatgcttgatctccttggttcttcaacattactcgaaatcttcgtcacttccaagtactccaatgattccaaaagtgttcaactcagcatcatagtttttgaagatccgtagcaataacaatgataaaacagttgctttcaatcattgttatacagggtCATATTATCATTACACAGCATCttgtatggtgatatgtatcactatgGTGATatacagttgctctcaatcattgttatacaatattgtcatattgtatcacaactttgaaaacaatactgtggtgatatgtatcactcccccttagtcaatacttcatctcataatgaaaaccacttccccttacataatgatccataaaccatatgtatttctagtgtgaactacacattaattctccgcATTTTTgtgaatataaattggcaaaggtacgaaaactagtgggatcctcatgaaattttcataaagatacttcatgaccaaaagagaacaacataccaacttgtttcgatgatttcacatagtcgaaactcaatgtattcatcaatgagtttataaagatacaagataactcctgcaatattccacagccgcactccacacaaatatttgttttcaactcattttgatgattacttctcatttattcaaccaaaaacgaatgacaagtaatgagtttgtgtgaatatctttgttaatgttttaaattaagctatatatatagagatggtggtgg encodes the following:
- the LOC113308622 gene encoding uncharacterized protein LOC113308622 isoform X2 codes for the protein MDRRKSRPEKVTVESGGNGIYRYIHPPEFRNKHVQLNNYSSLLLLAEIRKWLSVDEKAIFKGTAIGHLLSVPEDSKFSGTIVHFLLSREIDMDDKPDEMHFKVGGKLLHFGKREFALITGLSFKKPKKAFVYSTDPSSLMRTHFPNQNHVSASKVKALLFKKNSTCPSLDRVKFALLLVVHNFLMSCQDADPIKNDYWYVVDNLEEFNKYPWGEVTFDRIKKWRLRTRLHYHANKEISGAGRKPAYKVVGIPHALMVWALDIMPGLLNLCGRKIESKGWQPHMLCVLCTKSPPYPHIIGALEDSDVHVRSDIMWQKGDGNQLIMLGLEEGTYESSSFMRIEEERQEYHGEDYSPRVSFHEREDGNQGHEVPETAPVFPSKKRKMSTKKPVPYKGTGIGNYEPEHFLSSEPITIPAIPILHTSVKHSHDKDVPIGNMSSSSGAETRGIESLEVGELVEVSADATMKTSSSKGLATDSTLLNILASIDVFPSPPGFASTSSQEIVEGFEYVDNFKIPEEHVILYKKIYEKHGHMATKKVIKFNDAMLITCVTSLLKIISAMENVRGSEFSEALLERWEGFIQDAEALEFNIKWLREGLNRLRNHWRSSFEIDKEVESHSQVLDAMQVKYVHLSTREDKLNAELSEVKIQKREAEVTISSEREAIQEKVTEKNKFRCEPVLGSVLSLNT
- the LOC113308622 gene encoding uncharacterized protein LOC113308622 isoform X1, with amino-acid sequence MDRRKSRPEKVTVESGGNGIYSRYIHPPEFRNKHVQLNNYSSLLLLAEIRKWLSVDEKAIFKGTAIGHLLSVPEDSKFSGTIVHFLLSREIDMDDKPDEMHFKVGGKLLHFGKREFALITGLSFKKPKKAFVYSTDPSSLMRTHFPNQNHVSASKVKALLFKKNSTCPSLDRVKFALLLVVHNFLMSCQDADPIKNDYWYVVDNLEEFNKYPWGEVTFDRIKKWRLRTRLHYHANKEISGAGRKPAYKVVGIPHALMVWALDIMPGLLNLCGRKIESKGWQPHMLCVLCTKSPPYPHIIGALEDSDVHVRSDIMWQKGDGNQLIMLGLEEGTYESSSFMRIEEERQEYHGEDYSPRVSFHEREDGNQGHEVPETAPVFPSKKRKMSTKKPVPYKGTGIGNYEPEHFLSSEPITIPAIPILHTSVKHSHDKDVPIGNMSSSSGAETRGIESLEVGELVEVSADATMKTSSSKGLATDSTLLNILASIDVFPSPPGFASTSSQEIVEGFEYVDNFKIPEEHVILYKKIYEKHGHMATKKVIKFNDAMLITCVTSLLKIISAMENVRGSEFSEALLERWEGFIQDAEALEFNIKWLREGLNRLRNHWRSSFEIDKEVESHSQVLDAMQVKYVHLSTREDKLNAELSEVKIQKREAEVTISSEREAIQEKVTEKNKFRCEPVLGSVLSLNT